In the Girardinichthys multiradiatus isolate DD_20200921_A chromosome 4, DD_fGirMul_XY1, whole genome shotgun sequence genome, one interval contains:
- the LOC124866674 gene encoding hatching enzyme 1.2-like: MTPAFLFLLFLSVMDVCLSAPAEVKNLTDEFTDSVPRPKLDIKIPVLHGDIAVPDTFFKNAHQCTARGCKWPKSGLYVYVPYYISPYFSRKQQSIILRGLQSFHQTTCIRFIPWDSGVRDYIFFFSQPNSGCWSYLGRQKGKQYISLEKKGCVNYSTVQHEILHALGFNHEQVRSDRDKYVRILFDNIQQKQQYNFRKVPTNNLGTPYDFNSVMHYHKYAFSRNGLPTIEAKSDPNLKFGNAQEMSANDIARINRLYRCNTSSRLQYAKHADAQH; encoded by the exons ATGACTCCAGCTTTtcttttcctcctcttcctttcAGTGATGGATGTCTGTCTG AGTGCACCAGCCGAAGTTAAAAATCTAACTG ATGAGTTCACAGACAGCGTCCCAAGACCCAAACTTGACATAA AAATTCCTGTGCTGCATGGAGACATTGCTGTACCAGATACCTTTTTCAAGAATGCACACCAATGTACCGCCAGAGGCTGCAAGTGGCCCAAATCCGGACTTTACGTCTACGTGCCGTATTACATCTCACCGTACTTCT CTAGAAAACAGCAGAGCATCATCCTTAGAGGGCTGCAGAGCTTCCACCAGACCACCTGCATTCGTTTTATCCCCTGGGATTCTGGTGTTCGAGATtacatctttttcttttctcagcCAAACTCTGG GTGTTGGTCCTACCTGGGTCGCCAAAAGGGAAAACAGTACATCTCCCTTGAGAAAAAAGGATGTGTAAACTACTCTACTGTGCAGCATGAGATTCTTCACGCTCTGGGCTTCAACCATGAGCAGGTCCGCTCAGACAGAGACAAATACGTCCGGATTCTCTTCGACAACATTCAGCAAA aacagCAGTACAATTTCAGAAAGGTGCCGACAAACAACTTGGGAACTCCCTACGACTTTAACTCTGTCATGCATTACCACAA ATATGCCTTCTCCAGAAACGGGTTACCAACCATCGAAGCAAAATCAGATCCTAACCTCAAGTTTGGAAACGCCCAGGAAATGAGCGCCAATGACATTGCTCGCATCAACAGGCTTTACAGATGCA ATACCTCATCGCGACTGCAGTACGCCAAGCATGCAGATGCACAGCACTGA
- the LOC124866675 gene encoding hatching enzyme 1.2-like: protein MIPVFFVLLFVLVPSLTAVPLKAVDTNQTREDIDVTEALSKANAGIKIPLIFGDIAPTKNRNAVPCTATGCKWPKSGGFVYVPVQIGSEYTTAERNLIINSLVSFHSATCIRFVWRESFHQDFLYFFSGSGCWSYLGRQGGGQLVSLMKNGCLYQSTVQHEVNHALGFHHEQVRSDRDNFIQILTQNIQPGMEHNFQKVQTNNLGTPYDFNSVMHYHKFAFSRNGQPTILSKANPTLDFGRATTMSVNDINRIKRLYGC from the exons atGATTCCAGTTTTCTTCGTCCTCCTCTTCGTCCTCGTCCCCTCGTTGACGGCTGTTCCTCTG AAAGCTGTTGACACAAATCAAACGC GTGAGGACATAGATGTCACTGAAGCCCTCTCCAAGGCAAATGCTGGCATAA AGATTCCGCTGATTTTCGGTGACATCGCACCGACCAAAAATCGCAATGCAGTACCATGCACGGCAACAGGCTGCAAATGGCCCAAATCTGGAGGATTTGTTTACGTTCCCGTCCAGATCGGTTCTGAATACA CCACAGCAGAACGTAACCTAATCATTAATAGCCTGGTGAGCTTCCACTCCGCCACCTGCATTCGCTTTGTTTGGAGGGAAAGCTTTCATCAGGACTTCCTTTACTTCTTCTCCGGATCTGG GTGTTGGTCCTACCTGGGTCGCCAGGGCGGAGGACAGCTGGTGTCCCTGATGAAAAATGGCTGTTTGTACCAATCCACAGTGCAACATGAGGTTAACCATGCTCTGGGCTTCCACCACGAGCAGGTCCGCTCTGACAGAGACAACTTCATCCAGATCCTCACCCAGAACATTCAGCCAG GAATGGAGCACAACTTTCAGAAGGTGCAGACTAACAACTTGGGAACTCCCTACGACTTCAACTCGGTTATGCATTACCACAA GTTTGCCTTTTCCAGAAATGGCCAACCAACAATCCTTTCCAAAGCTAATCCTACGCTTGATTTCGGGAGGGCCACTACGATGAGCGTCAATGATATCAACCGTATCAAAAGACTTTATGGATGCT GA